The following nucleotide sequence is from Pedobacter sp. PACM 27299.
AGATGGAGGTGTACTCCCTACGATTTAAGTATTCTTAAAATACTCCTTTAAATTATTATAATTTAAAACCCTTAAGAATAAATAAAAGATATATTTTTGAAAGAACCAAATTAACCAGCTATTCCCATATATCTCATGACCAACGCGCCAGTTAAGTGCTCCTACTTTTTAGTTTTTTTGATCACCTGTTTATTTTCAAAAGCATTCGCACAAATCAACCCAGAGATCACCTTAAAAGGCACCCTCAAGAATACGAAAAATGAGGGGATTGATGGGGCAACATTGCTGTTAAAGGACAGCAATAATGGTAAGCTGGTTAAACAAGGATTGAGCAATCCGGACGGCAGCTTCTCCTTTGAACTCGTTCCGGGAAGCTACATACTTTCAGTTAGCTATTTAGCGGCACTTGCTTACCAGACTGAGGTGTTGAAATTATCAGGCAGCACGGACCTGGGAATGATTAAGATCGAAACAAATCCACGCAGTTTAAAAGAGGTAGTCATTCAAAGTTCCAGCAATAAACCCTTGATTAAAATCGATGGACGGAAGATGATCTATAGCATAGAGAAAAGCATCACCGGACAAGGAACGAATGCACTAGAGGCCTTAAAAAAGACACCAGGAATTATTGTGAATCAGGACAACTCGATCACCTTGAATGGATCTAGTGCTGCTTTGGTGATGATCAATGGCCGACAAACCTACCTGCAGTCAGAGGAGCTGGCCCAATTGCTAAAAACGATGTCGGCTTCCGACTTAAAATCAATAGAAGTCATTAAAAACCCTTCAGCAGAATACGATGCTGCCGGAACTGGAGGCATTGTGAATCTTGTTCTCAAAAAATCAGTAGCTGAAGGCTTCAATGGCAGCATCAATAATGGACTTGCTTATGGTCGCAGTTTAAAGCAAAACACCAATCTAAACCTCAACTTCCGCAAGGGAAAATTGAATCTGTTTGGTGGCTACAATCATAATTTAGGGCATTTTGAGATGGATTATGACAACGACAGAACTACAAATGGGAAAATCTATTTAAATGCCAATCACGACATTGATAAACGCCGCAACATAGGTTCCACAGTTGGTGCCGATTATGAGATAGATACCACAAAAACACTGGGCATAGTCATGAATGCTAATTTTTCTAGTGGTGGTGGCCTAATCATCCCGACCACTGATATCTACGATCAAGCTGGTAACCAGCTTTTACAACAGCTGAGAAGCGAGAGCAGCTACCCTGCGCAGCGCGCAAACCGATACAATGCCAACGTAAATTACCGCTATAAAGGCAGTAAAGGTATCAGCCTGAATATAGATGCAGACTATGGAATTTTTGATGCAGCCACAAAAAATCTGAGCACCAACTCCTTGTATTCCCCGGATGGCACCTTGCTAAACAGCAATAATTTTCTGGTAGCCAATAGCAGAGACATCAAATTATACGCGGTTAAAGCGGATTATGGCTTCCCCATAGGGAAAGGAAAAGTATTAGCAGGTGCAAAATTCTCTGAGGTTAGCGCCGATAATGTGTTTAACCAGTATGACATGAACAAGGAGGCTCCCGTACTTGACATCGACTTATCCAATACTTTCAATTATAAAGAGCAAATCACCGCAGGATACTTGAAATATGAAAGGCCTATTGGTGATCAATTCAATTTTGATCTGGGCTTGAGGCTGGAAAACACACATTCCGAAGGCGATTTGCAACCCTCAGCAGGCAGCAGTGTATTGGCTACATCGGTAGTTAGAAATTATCTGGACGCTTTCCCAACAGCCTCTTTCACTTATAAAACCACCGAATCCGGTACTTATAATTTAAGCTTTGCCCGTCGCATTGATCGTCCTGCTTACAATAACCTCAATCCCTTTTCATACCCTGTAGATGAACTATCCTATTGGAAAGGAAATCCATTTCTAAAGCCTCAATATGCAAACACACTGGCGCTCCAGTATAGTCACAAAAAAACAACTATTGCAACCAGTTATACGCGTACCAATGACATCAGCAGTTCAATTACAGAAGTTTTGGAGGACAACCTGATTTATATGGTACCCAGAAATATTGGGTTACAAAACAACCTGAATCTGACGATTACACAGCAACTGCCATTGGCAAAATGGTGGAACCTGACCTTAACCGGTATAGGATACCGCCTGGAAAATAAAGTTGGTACCGCTGAATATGGAAATTATAACCGCAGCCGTTTTGCAGGTACACTTAATGTTCAGCAAACTTTTAACCTGCCAGCTGGCATTACCGGAGAACTGGCCAGTGTGGTTAATTCTAAAAACATCAGTGGCTTGAATACTTATATCCGGGGAAATTCACAGGTCGATCTTGGTTTTCAAAAGAATTTAATGAAGGATAAAGCCACCCTAAGATTGGCAGCTACTGATGTATTCAGGTCCAACAAAATCAGAACTGATACTCAGCTGAATAATTTATTACTGCATACCACTTACGTCGGAGAAAGCCGTCAGATCCGGTTAAATTTCAGTTACCGATTTGGTAATAACAAAATCAAGACGAAAGACAGCCGCGAGTCGGGCTTAGAAAATGAATCACAAAGGTTGTAACAAATGGGAATTAACTACTGCGGAATACAAAGCCTGTATTCCGCAAAAAGGTCCATATAATTTCTTTTGTCGTCGTAAATAGCTGACGATTATCGCTTAAATAAGGAGATGACTTTTTTAGTTCCTGTGATCACTGCCACGACAACTAATCCGGCAACTAATCCAATCAGCGCCTCTTTAACCATTGATGGCCAGGTCGGAAGTAAGTGATGTAAAAATTCGATATTATGGACAAAAATTCCACCAGAAACCAAGATCAGTGCTATAGTACCAACCACACTTAGAAACCTGATGATCAACGGCAATGCTTTTACCAATAGCTTCCCCAGGCCGGCAAACAAACCTTTATTATGGGAACGTTTGATTAAATTATGGCCTACATCATCCATTCTTACGATTACTGCAACGATTCCATAAACCCCCACAGTTGCCAATAAGGCAACCACTGAGACGGTCAGAATCTGTATCGGTAATGCTTCTGTTAAAACTGTGCCCAATGCAATAATGACAATTTCCACAGAAAGAATGAAATCGGTGGTTACTGCAGATTTGACCTTAGCTTTTTCAGCTTCATTACCGTCCTGTTTGATCTCTTGAACAACCTCATGACCTTCTTTTGGACGGTGAAAAAGGTATTCCACAATCTTTTCTACCCCTTCATAAGCGAGATAAAAACCACCCAAGACCAGGATAAATTTAATCGCCACCGGAAAAAAAGCATTTAACAATAAGGCGATGGGAACAATGATCACCTTGTTCAGTAAGGAGCCTTTGGTAATTGCCCAAAGTACAGGTAACTCACGTGAAGAGAGGAAACCAGTTGCTTTTTCTGCATTTACCGCTAAGTCATCCCCTAAAATTCCTGCTGTTTTTTTCGTTGCTATCTTTGCTGCAACTGAAACATCATCCATTAAAGCAGCTATATCGTCCAAAATCGCAAAAATACCTGAGGCCATATTTATTTATATTTTATTTAATTAGTTAATTTGTTCGCAAATTATAAATAGGATTTCAAACTACAGCTAAAACAGCTGTATATATTTATAAAAACTACTTTGATTGCTACAGGGAACATTTAAAAAACAGGATTGTTTAAAAGAATCGATCGCAAAGCTGATGGTCAAAGAATTTTTTTACTCCAACTCCCAGATTAAAAAATCTACTCAGATCAGATTTTTTCTACGAACTCCTCTTTTTCTAAGATCGTTTTCAATTGAGGTGCAAATTCCAAACCCCATTTATCAACAGCAGAAATTAAGGGTAAAATGGTTTTTCCCAATTCAGTGAGGTAGTATTCTACTCTTAAAGGGACTTCCGCATAAATTGTTTTTCCCAGAATACCATGCAATTCCAATTCACTCAGCTGCTTTTGCAAAACCCTTTTTGTAATGCCGTTTATGGAATTCACCAGATCCCGGGGTCGCGTGATTCCTTTTGAAATTTCATTCAATAAACAAAACTTCCATTTAGACCCGACTACTTCCATCGCGATACTCAGTCCACAACTATAATCAATTGGAATTTTTCGTTGATACATCTGCTTGAATTCTAATTAAGATTTACAAAAGTAAGCAAATAGACGGTTTAATGAATGGTGATTAATTTATCACCTAGTGATTAAATCAGCCCTTATTGTACAAGCAGTCAACATCGATCATCTTTGTAGCACAAATTAAAAATTACAAGATGAAAACTCTAGTCATTATTATACATTCAGATCTTGAAAACTCGCTGATCAATAAACGCTGGATTGAAGCCTTAAATAAACACCCTGAAAAATATACCTTACGTAACCTGCACAACTTATACCCAGATGAAAAAATCGATGTGGAAGAAGAACAGCGATGGGTAGAAACACACGATAAAATTATCTTCCAATTCCCATTTTATTGGTTTAACTCTCCGCCGCTTTTCAAAAAATGGCTGGATCAGGTGTTAACGCATGGATGGGCGTATGGTAAAGGCAGTCCGTATGCGCTAACAGGTAAAAAAATCGCTTTAAGCATTACTGCAGGTATAAATGAAGCTGATTATCAATCCTCAGGAAGGTATAAATATACGCTGAAAGAATTGACAGCACCATTTGAAGTGAGTTTTGATTATGTAAAAGCGGAGTACAAACCTTTGTTTGCTTTCTATGGGGCGGAACATGATCCCAATACAGAAATAATTGAAAAAAGCGCTCAGGATTACCTTTCTTTTATAGATGCTTTGTAAAATTAAAACCCAGGTAGAAGGTCGTTTTCCTATTTGGAAAACGACCTTCTACCTACACTTTCAGTAAGCTGCTTTTAACGCTGCTCCTTTTTACATTTGATCAGGAAAAACGGCTGACTTTCAGTAATTGCCGTCACTTCCAATAATCCGAATTCACCAAACTCCGTTTGAATGGACTCCTGATCATAAAAATACATGTTCAGGCCTTCGAATATTTCATAACAATCCTTACTCACAAATTTCCCCTTTCCATAGCTAGGAGCCGTTTTCGAAATCACCGCAAAAACCATATAACCACCATTTAATAGTTGATCATAGCAATCTCGAATGAGTTTTTCTCTCTCAGTTCTGCCCAACAAATGGATTAAAGCGTAACAAAATATTCCGTCATACAGGTTCTTATCGAAAGGCATAGCAGTCACAGAACCATGATGGATCAGCATCTTTGTTCCATAATGGTTCTCCGCCATTTCAATCGCTGTTTTTGATATTTCAATTCCGGTGACGGTCATTCTATTATCAGCGAAAATCTGTGCGTTTCTTCCATAACCAATTCCAGGTATCAGGATATTCTTCAATGATTTCCCGACAAAAAAATCCTTTATTAATACCGCAGAATTTGAAGGTTTAAAGCCCCACATCTCCTGTTTATCCTCAAAAGCTGTTTCCCAGAATTCTGGTTTCCCAGTGTGATCTTCCATAATGTTCATGCTAAGCTCAGGCAATTTAACAAGAAATGCCTGAAATTAATTTGAAGAATTTCCTATATTTATCCCAATATGAACAGAAGAAGCTGCCTTCCTCCTCCAACTCTGTAATTCCTTCTAAAATACGGCACCTATAACGACAATTAGTCGTCCATAATTTTGTGCACAAAGATTTCAGTTTTATTCTCATTTAAATTATAAGATCATTCTTATGAAAAAATCATATTTCCTATTGCATATCGCCATATTATTAGCCGGATTTACGGGAGTTTTCGGCAAACTCATCACACTTAATGAAGGTTTATTAGTATGGTATAGGGTGCTATTTTCCGCAATTATACTCCTTGCTGTCTTAAGGATATTGAACATACAATCGAAAGAAAGTCTTGCAGAGAAGTTTAACATTGGCAAAATTGGACTTTTCTTAACGATTCATTGGGTTTTCTTTTACGCCAGTATAAAGTACTCCAATATCTCAATTGGTGTAGTTTGCTACTGCCTAACCAGCCTTTTTACCGCAATATTTGAGCCCATAATCAACAAGAAAAGGTTTTCTACCTCACAACTTTTATTGAGTGGATTAACACTCATGGGGATCAGTCTTATCTTTCATTTCGACACTTCCTTCCAAGTGGGCATTATACTCGGCGTGATATCCTCATCTTTTGCTGCACTTTATACCGTATTTAATGAAAAACTGGTACAAAGATTTGAGAGTATCAGTATCAATTATTATCAAATGATAGGAGGAACTATTGGCCTGGGGCTGATCCTTCCGATTTATTTATACTATTTTCCGGTAGCCACAGTCCTACCCAGTCTTTCTGACTTTTGGTATTTGATACTACTGGCTTCGTTCTGCACGGTTGCCTTATATGTATTATTTGCGGAATCCCTTAAGAAGCTATCGGCATTCACGGTAAATTTAAGCTTCAATCTGGAACCCATTTATGCCGTAATGCTGGCCTTTGTCTTTTTTAATGAAGGAAAGGAGCTGAATGCTTCATTTTACATTGGCTGTAGTTTTGTCATCGCCTCAGTAGCCCTGCAGGGATTATTATCGGCCAGGAAACAGGCAATTGCGTAGTATTTTCAGGAAGGGGATCATGATATGATTCCCCTCTTTTATTTCGCTTTTGAAAATGCCATTTTTAGCGCAAGTCCGGTTAACACACTTGCCATAAACCATTTCTGCACTTTTACCCAGGATGGTTTCTTAGCAAAAAATACGGACACTCTTGAAGCAGTCAATACAATCGTTGTGCTCACCATTAAGCTCACTAAAATCTGAACGAAGCCCAGTTCTAAACTCTGCAACATAATGGAGCCATATTCCGGTTTTATAAACTGAGGAAAAAAAGACAGATAAAATATGGCCACTTTCGGATTGAGTACATTGGTTAAAAATCCTATGCTAAATAGTTTGCCGGGTTTATCTTCTGGCAAGTCATTTTTTGCTTCAAAAATATTTTTACTATTTGGCTTTACAGCCTCATAAGCTAAATACAGCAGGTAAATAACGCCTAAGGATTTCAATAAGGTATAAGCAAATGGGACGGCAAAAAGAACTGCGGTAAGCCCAAAAGAAACCATGATGATATGGAAAAAAAAGCCAACAATCACTCCTGCTAATGAAATCAATCCAGCCTTTCTCCCTTGGGTGATAGAACGGGAAATTAGATAAATCATATTGGGTCCAGGGCTGATCACCAGCACGAAAGCAGCCAATGCAAAAATTAAAATATCAGGTAAGGGTATCATATCCTTTAGTTTTTTCAAATATAGGAAGATTTGGATTTAATTTCTGTAACCATTCCCTGCGTAATTAAGTTACAGCCTAATTAAATGCAGACAAATAGCTATATTCATTACCTGATTAATTGTGAAAAGTATGACTGTAAAATACGATAAAGCAAACAAATTGCTGCTAACAACCGGGATGCTCAGTGGATGGTTTGCCTTAATCGCACAACTCTACCTGATGCTTCTAAATAATCCAATTCCTGCACTCGAAGCACTCACCAGGTATATCAGTTACTTCACCATCCTCAGCAATATCATGGTGGCTTTGTGTTGTACGATGCTGCTATTTAATTTCTATGAAAAAGCCGAACGATTTTATGCTCAGCCAAAAACTTTGGCAGCGGTCACCCTTTACATCTGCGTAGTTGGCCTCATTTACAACTTAATCTTACGCTTCACATGGCAGCCACAAGGATTGCAGCGCCTTGTAGATGAATTACTTCACTCATTTATCCCAGCTTTATTTCTGATATACTGGCTGATTTTTGCGCCTAAACATACCTTAAAATGGGCTGATGCCTTCCCTTGGCTGATCTATCCCTTAATTTATTTAATATTTATCCTGATTAGAGGCGCATATACTGGATTTTACCCCTACCCATTTGTGGACGTTACCGCATTCGGCTATCCAACTGTTTTCCAGAATAGCTTTTACATCCTGATTGTTTTTCTGGGCCTATCATTCCTGCTCATCTGGGTAGGAAAATCAATAGCCAAACGCCAGAAATAATCCCCAAACGCTTATCTTGTAAAATGCATCACGAAGAATTTGATCCGCCCAAAGAATTACAGAATAGTATAAAATGCTTTTGGTACAATCGTAGAGAATCAGGAGCATTACCAGCTAGTTTTGAGGTAGTCCCAGATGGCTATGCTGAAATCATTTTTCATTTCGGAAACAGCTGCAGTATAGCTTATGACGGAGGCTTGCTGCCATTACCATCTCCATTTTTGATTGGACTGCTCCATCAGCCGATCGTTTTTCATACCACAAACCGCTTAGAAATCATTGGGATCAGGTGTTTTCCATGGATGGTATTCGACTTACTTGGGCTACCGCCCGGTAAGGATGGCCTACGGGTATTTGAACATCCCATTACCCAGCTCCAGCCCCTATTACATCAATGTATTGAAGCTGGTCAGTTAGAGGAGGCGGTTGCTCATTTAATACAGTACTTTTTGAACCTAAAAACACAAATCACCGATCCTCCTCTCCTATTGAAGGCGGGAGCTGCAATCGTAAAAGGGAAAGGAACGATGCCGGTAACTGAAATCGCCGCGGTGGCTCATGCCACGGTTCGTACATTGGAACGAAAATTCAAGCAATCTGCTGGCTATACCGTTAAAGATGTGTCCGGTCTGCTGCGTTTTGAACAGGTACGCAACCATTTATGGCATTATCCAGATGGTAACATTGCCAGTTTAGCGTATGAGCTGGGCTATACCGATCAATCGCACCTGAGCAGGGAATTTAAACGTTACAGTGGCAGTACTCCGGCTGCATTCGCTCGGAAAGCAAAAAAGAGGAGTCAACAGTAAGCCGCGATTTTGTCGCTTTTATACAAGCCTGTGCCAAGCCCTTTCCAGAGATTTGTGCTTCAATCATTTTGTATGAAAAACCAATTTATTTACGATGTCATCATTTCCGGTGCAGGACCTGTAGGACTATTTCTTGCAGCAGAACTTGCCCTGGCCAAATGTTCCGTGCTGATACTGGAAAAATCAACGCATCCACAATCGCCATTAAAGCAGCTTCCTTTTGGAATAAGAGGACTTACGGCACCCAGTATTGAGGCACTGTACCGTCGCGGCTTATTAGGAGAACTGGAACTGCATAAACGCCTCAAAAACCCGCATTTAAATGCCGTAAAAGGAGCCCGACGACAAGTAGGACACTTTGCAGGCATTCCATTCCATGAAGGCGATATCGATACCTCACAATGGAAGTATCGTTTGCCAGGAGCCACAGAAACCAGTTTGATTTCTGAAATGGAAGAACTGGAGACTTTACTTTCCCATCGTGCAGCAGCGCTTGGTGTTGTGATCCAGCGAGGATTGCCCATTACCGACTTTCATCAACACAAAGACGACGTAACTGTGCTGTCGGATGCCCAATCCTTTCAAGGCAAATGGTTGGTCGGCTGTGATGGAAGTCGCAGCATAGTACGCAAATTAGCTGGGTTTGAATTTGCCGGAACCGAGCCAGAATTTACTGGTTACTCCGCCCATGTGGACA
It contains:
- a CDS encoding outer membrane beta-barrel protein, which gives rise to MITCLFSKAFAQINPEITLKGTLKNTKNEGIDGATLLLKDSNNGKLVKQGLSNPDGSFSFELVPGSYILSVSYLAALAYQTEVLKLSGSTDLGMIKIETNPRSLKEVVIQSSSNKPLIKIDGRKMIYSIEKSITGQGTNALEALKKTPGIIVNQDNSITLNGSSAALVMINGRQTYLQSEELAQLLKTMSASDLKSIEVIKNPSAEYDAAGTGGIVNLVLKKSVAEGFNGSINNGLAYGRSLKQNTNLNLNFRKGKLNLFGGYNHNLGHFEMDYDNDRTTNGKIYLNANHDIDKRRNIGSTVGADYEIDTTKTLGIVMNANFSSGGGLIIPTTDIYDQAGNQLLQQLRSESSYPAQRANRYNANVNYRYKGSKGISLNIDADYGIFDAATKNLSTNSLYSPDGTLLNSNNFLVANSRDIKLYAVKADYGFPIGKGKVLAGAKFSEVSADNVFNQYDMNKEAPVLDIDLSNTFNYKEQITAGYLKYERPIGDQFNFDLGLRLENTHSEGDLQPSAGSSVLATSVVRNYLDAFPTASFTYKTTESGTYNLSFARRIDRPAYNNLNPFSYPVDELSYWKGNPFLKPQYANTLALQYSHKKTTIATSYTRTNDISSSITEVLEDNLIYMVPRNIGLQNNLNLTITQQLPLAKWWNLTLTGIGYRLENKVGTAEYGNYNRSRFAGTLNVQQTFNLPAGITGELASVVNSKNISGLNTYIRGNSQVDLGFQKNLMKDKATLRLAATDVFRSNKIRTDTQLNNLLLHTTYVGESRQIRLNFSYRFGNNKIKTKDSRESGLENESQRL
- a CDS encoding DUF808 domain-containing protein, with amino-acid sequence MASGIFAILDDIAALMDDVSVAAKIATKKTAGILGDDLAVNAEKATGFLSSRELPVLWAITKGSLLNKVIIVPIALLLNAFFPVAIKFILVLGGFYLAYEGVEKIVEYLFHRPKEGHEVVQEIKQDGNEAEKAKVKSAVTTDFILSVEIVIIALGTVLTEALPIQILTVSVVALLATVGVYGIVAVIVRMDDVGHNLIKRSHNKGLFAGLGKLLVKALPLIIRFLSVVGTIALILVSGGIFVHNIEFLHHLLPTWPSMVKEALIGLVAGLVVVAVITGTKKVISLFKR
- a CDS encoding winged helix-turn-helix transcriptional regulator is translated as MYQRKIPIDYSCGLSIAMEVVGSKWKFCLLNEISKGITRPRDLVNSINGITKRVLQKQLSELELHGILGKTIYAEVPLRVEYYLTELGKTILPLISAVDKWGLEFAPQLKTILEKEEFVEKI
- a CDS encoding NAD(P)H-dependent oxidoreductase, with amino-acid sequence MKTLVIIIHSDLENSLINKRWIEALNKHPEKYTLRNLHNLYPDEKIDVEEEQRWVETHDKIIFQFPFYWFNSPPLFKKWLDQVLTHGWAYGKGSPYALTGKKIALSITAGINEADYQSSGRYKYTLKELTAPFEVSFDYVKAEYKPLFAFYGAEHDPNTEIIEKSAQDYLSFIDAL
- a CDS encoding class I SAM-dependent methyltransferase; the encoded protein is MEDHTGKPEFWETAFEDKQEMWGFKPSNSAVLIKDFFVGKSLKNILIPGIGYGRNAQIFADNRMTVTGIEISKTAIEMAENHYGTKMLIHHGSVTAMPFDKNLYDGIFCYALIHLLGRTEREKLIRDCYDQLLNGGYMVFAVISKTAPSYGKGKFVSKDCYEIFEGLNMYFYDQESIQTEFGEFGLLEVTAITESQPFFLIKCKKEQR
- a CDS encoding DMT family transporter — protein: MKKSYFLLHIAILLAGFTGVFGKLITLNEGLLVWYRVLFSAIILLAVLRILNIQSKESLAEKFNIGKIGLFLTIHWVFFYASIKYSNISIGVVCYCLTSLFTAIFEPIINKKRFSTSQLLLSGLTLMGISLIFHFDTSFQVGIILGVISSSFAALYTVFNEKLVQRFESISINYYQMIGGTIGLGLILPIYLYYFPVATVLPSLSDFWYLILLASFCTVALYVLFAESLKKLSAFTVNLSFNLEPIYAVMLAFVFFNEGKELNASFYIGCSFVIASVALQGLLSARKQAIA
- a CDS encoding LysE family translocator translates to MIPLPDILIFALAAFVLVISPGPNMIYLISRSITQGRKAGLISLAGVIVGFFFHIIMVSFGLTAVLFAVPFAYTLLKSLGVIYLLYLAYEAVKPNSKNIFEAKNDLPEDKPGKLFSIGFLTNVLNPKVAIFYLSFFPQFIKPEYGSIMLQSLELGFVQILVSLMVSTTIVLTASRVSVFFAKKPSWVKVQKWFMASVLTGLALKMAFSKAK
- a CDS encoding Pr6Pr family membrane protein; amino-acid sequence: MTVKYDKANKLLLTTGMLSGWFALIAQLYLMLLNNPIPALEALTRYISYFTILSNIMVALCCTMLLFNFYEKAERFYAQPKTLAAVTLYICVVGLIYNLILRFTWQPQGLQRLVDELLHSFIPALFLIYWLIFAPKHTLKWADAFPWLIYPLIYLIFILIRGAYTGFYPYPFVDVTAFGYPTVFQNSFYILIVFLGLSFLLIWVGKSIAKRQK
- a CDS encoding helix-turn-helix domain-containing protein → MHHEEFDPPKELQNSIKCFWYNRRESGALPASFEVVPDGYAEIIFHFGNSCSIAYDGGLLPLPSPFLIGLLHQPIVFHTTNRLEIIGIRCFPWMVFDLLGLPPGKDGLRVFEHPITQLQPLLHQCIEAGQLEEAVAHLIQYFLNLKTQITDPPLLLKAGAAIVKGKGTMPVTEIAAVAHATVRTLERKFKQSAGYTVKDVSGLLRFEQVRNHLWHYPDGNIASLAYELGYTDQSHLSREFKRYSGSTPAAFARKAKKRSQQ